GGAATCTATACAGCCGATCCTGAGAAAGATCCCAATGCAGTAAAATTTGATAGCATCACATACGATGAGATATATAATCGCAATCTCAGAGTAATGGACTTAACAGCAACAACACTATGTAAAGAGAATAAACTACCCATTATAGTATTTGATATGGATACAGCTGGTAACCTTAAAAAAGTACTTTCGGGCGAGAATATAGGAACATTAGTATATCAAGAATAAAAACAGAAAAAAACGAAATATTATGGCAGACTTAAATGTAATATTAGACGCAGCAGGCGAGAAAATGGAGATGAGTATCGCATTTTTAGATGAGGCATTGGCAACAATACGTGCAGGAAAAGCATCGGCACGTTTGTTAGATCCAGTAAGAGTTGACTACTATGGCTCTTCAGTACCCGTTTCGCAAGTAGCAACAATAGTAGTTCCCGATGCAAAAACTATAATGATACAACCATGGGAAAAGAGTATGTTGCGTGAGATTGAGAAAGCAATTCAAAACTCAGCTGTTGGTATCACACCTGAGAATAATGGTGAGCATATCCGCTTGGGAATACCTCCAATCACTGAGGATCGTCGTCGCGATCTTGTAAAACGCTCAAAGGGTGAAGCTGAGAATGCAAAAGTTGCAATACGTAATGCACGCCGTGAGGCAATAGAGGCATTCAAAAAAGCTCAAAAGAATGAGGGAATGCCAGAGGATATGGCAAAAGACGGAGAGGAGAGAGTGCAAAAACTTCACGACAAATATATTAAAAAAGTAGATGACCTATTTGCCGAGAAGGAGAAAGAGATTTTGACTGTATAATCGCAAACAAAAGAGTTGAGAGGCTTAGTAACTAAAAATACAGGAAGTGGTTATTGGGTGAGACTCGATAACGGAAAAACCCTTTTATGTAAAGTAAAAGGGAACTTTCGTTTAAAAGGAATACGCACCACTAATCCCGTAGCGGTTGGCGATTATGTTAAGGTTGAGGAGGTTGGCGGTGGCGTAGCCTATATAAAAGAGATAGAGGAACGTAAAAACTATATAATACGCAAAGCTTCAAATCTCTCAAAAGAGTCGCATATATTGGCGAGCAACTTGTCGCAAACCCTTTTGATAGTAACAATAGTACATCCTCAAACAAATCTTGTCTTTATTGATC
This DNA window, taken from Bacteroidales bacterium, encodes the following:
- the frr gene encoding ribosome recycling factor — protein: MADLNVILDAAGEKMEMSIAFLDEALATIRAGKASARLLDPVRVDYYGSSVPVSQVATIVVPDAKTIMIQPWEKSMLREIEKAIQNSAVGITPENNGEHIRLGIPPITEDRRRDLVKRSKGEAENAKVAIRNARREAIEAFKKAQKNEGMPEDMAKDGEERVQKLHDKYIKKVDDLFAEKEKEILTV